Proteins encoded within one genomic window of uncultured Draconibacterium sp.:
- the nadB gene encoding L-aspartate oxidase: MQILEFDTVVIGSGLAGLSAAYHSSKYGRVAIVTKSQLDVSNSYYAQGGIAAAIADEDSPGQHAHDTLVTGRGICDHDAVEVLVNEGRERVHELIDLGMQFDKENGEFVLGLEGGHTKRRILHAGGDATGKELTLFKLRLIQEKKNVEAFEYVVAVKLLKHNNAIVGLQAYDFKTNENIIFKTKAVIVATGGLSRVFARSTNPHTATGDGIVLAYDAGARLADLEFVQFHPSALYLPGKEAYLISEAVRGEGAWLLNAKGERFMKDIHPLAELAPRDVVAYSIFRQIQKSDQDHIFLSLKHLDKEKIRNRFKNIDRHLKEFGFDLTEDNLPIAPAAHYMVGGIRTNLDAETNISGLFVCGEAASTGVMGANRLASNSLLECLVFGKRASEKAAKLVASEHLLETPEPITLDANNEQLFLEYQNELAQIMSKNLGIVRNREGLKTALSRFSEIVSEFDNDKNEYNLIKIRNMSVISKLIAQSALIREESRGGHIREDFQKENPDFKTHIVQQKNKNIEFEPIRK; encoded by the coding sequence ATGCAAATACTTGAATTTGATACGGTTGTAATAGGAAGTGGGCTGGCAGGTTTGTCGGCCGCTTATCACTCTTCAAAATACGGACGCGTTGCGATAGTCACCAAATCGCAGCTTGATGTTAGTAATTCATATTATGCGCAGGGTGGAATTGCGGCAGCTATTGCCGATGAGGATTCGCCCGGGCAACATGCGCACGACACTTTGGTTACAGGGCGCGGCATTTGCGACCACGATGCGGTAGAAGTTTTGGTTAACGAAGGTCGCGAACGCGTACACGAATTAATCGATTTGGGCATGCAATTCGACAAGGAAAATGGCGAATTTGTGCTCGGTCTGGAAGGCGGACATACGAAACGCCGTATTTTACATGCCGGTGGCGATGCTACCGGAAAAGAGTTGACTTTGTTTAAACTGCGCCTTATTCAGGAGAAAAAAAATGTTGAAGCCTTTGAATATGTGGTGGCAGTAAAACTGCTGAAGCACAACAACGCAATTGTCGGACTTCAGGCCTACGATTTTAAAACCAACGAAAATATCATTTTTAAAACCAAAGCAGTAATTGTTGCAACAGGTGGTTTATCGCGGGTTTTTGCGCGCTCAACCAATCCGCACACCGCAACAGGCGATGGAATTGTGTTGGCTTACGATGCCGGTGCACGACTGGCTGACCTTGAGTTTGTTCAGTTTCACCCGTCGGCTTTGTACTTGCCGGGCAAAGAAGCATACCTGATTAGCGAAGCAGTTCGCGGAGAGGGCGCGTGGTTGTTGAATGCAAAGGGCGAACGTTTTATGAAAGACATTCACCCCCTGGCCGAGCTGGCACCGCGCGATGTGGTCGCTTATAGTATTTTCAGGCAAATTCAAAAATCGGATCAGGATCATATCTTTTTGTCGTTAAAACATTTGGATAAAGAAAAGATCAGGAACCGGTTTAAAAATATAGACAGGCATTTAAAAGAATTTGGTTTCGATTTAACCGAAGATAATTTACCAATTGCTCCGGCAGCGCATTACATGGTTGGCGGAATTCGTACCAATCTTGATGCTGAAACAAATATTTCGGGCCTCTTTGTTTGTGGTGAGGCCGCATCGACAGGAGTAATGGGCGCCAATCGTTTGGCAAGTAATTCCTTGCTCGAGTGTTTGGTTTTTGGTAAACGTGCCAGCGAAAAAGCTGCAAAACTGGTGGCATCGGAGCATTTGCTCGAAACACCCGAGCCAATTACACTGGATGCCAATAACGAGCAACTATTTCTGGAGTATCAGAACGAGTTGGCACAAATTATGTCGAAAAATCTGGGGATTGTCAGAAACCGGGAAGGCCTGAAAACTGCGCTCAGCCGTTTTTCTGAAATTGTTTCAGAATTCGACAACGATAAAAATGAATATAATTTAATTAAGATCAGGAATATGTCGGTCATCAGTAAACTCATTGCGCAATCGGCACTGATTCGCGAAGAGAGCCGCGGCGGCCATATCCGGGAAGATTTTCAGAAGGAGAATCCTGATTTTAAAACACATATTGTTCAACAAAAAAACAAAAACATTGAGTTTGAACCCATAAGAAAGTAA
- a CDS encoding cupin domain-containing protein produces MFTKSNFRSFKTLLPGVKMRPLAFEEQSILCEFELQKGSELPSHSHSYEQTGYLISGKLNFRIDKEWFIAEPGDSWCIPSTIEHQVEVLEEAKVLETFTPIRPDYLPDEITG; encoded by the coding sequence ATGTTTACCAAGAGTAATTTCCGTTCGTTTAAAACTTTACTGCCCGGCGTAAAAATGCGGCCACTGGCTTTTGAAGAGCAATCGATTTTGTGTGAATTTGAGTTGCAAAAAGGCAGCGAACTGCCTTCGCACAGCCATTCATACGAACAAACCGGTTACTTAATCTCCGGGAAACTGAATTTTCGTATCGATAAAGAGTGGTTTATTGCCGAACCCGGCGACAGCTGGTGTATTCCTTCAACTATTGAGCACCAGGTTGAAGTGCTGGAGGAGGCTAAAGTTCTGGAGACATTTACTCCAATTCGTCCCGACTATTTGCCGGATGAAATTACCGGATAA
- the nadC gene encoding carboxylating nicotinate-nucleotide diphosphorylase encodes MMDEKTLKSAEVLFDMAYAEDIGDGDITTNNLIDSNDVKTAQFVAKEEGVVAGLEVAEMVFRKFDKDLEWTVFMPDGTHVVPGDVIAEFKGHYRALLTGERKALNFLQRLSGIASYANLCMKEIEGTKVEILDTRKTLPGYRYLDKYAVRMGGASNHRFGLYDMVMIKDNHIQVAGSITKAVEAIRKRIPKSIKIEVETTTIDQVKEALAADVDIIMLDNMRSSMMKECVDIIDRRAKIEASGNMTIKRISKVAHTGVDYISIGALTHSVKALDISQRIID; translated from the coding sequence ATGATGGATGAGAAAACATTAAAGTCGGCCGAAGTTTTATTCGACATGGCTTACGCCGAAGATATCGGCGACGGAGACATAACTACCAACAACCTTATTGATAGTAACGATGTAAAAACTGCACAGTTTGTAGCTAAAGAAGAAGGAGTTGTTGCCGGGTTGGAGGTAGCAGAAATGGTTTTTAGAAAATTCGACAAAGACCTGGAATGGACGGTATTTATGCCCGACGGAACCCACGTGGTACCGGGCGATGTAATTGCCGAGTTTAAAGGACACTACCGCGCATTATTAACCGGAGAGCGTAAAGCATTGAATTTCCTTCAGCGTTTATCGGGTATTGCAAGTTATGCCAACCTTTGTATGAAAGAAATTGAAGGAACAAAAGTAGAAATTCTGGATACCCGAAAAACCTTACCCGGGTACCGTTACCTTGATAAATATGCAGTGAGGATGGGCGGCGCTTCAAATCACCGTTTTGGATTGTACGATATGGTGATGATTAAAGACAACCACATTCAGGTGGCCGGAAGCATTACCAAAGCTGTTGAGGCTATTCGTAAGCGGATTCCTAAAAGTATTAAGATCGAGGTGGAAACCACAACCATCGACCAGGTAAAAGAAGCACTGGCTGCCGATGTTGATATTATCATGCTCGACAATATGCGCTCGTCGATGATGAAAGAGTGTGTTGATATTATCGATCGTCGTGCAAAAATTGAAGCATCGGGAAATATGACCATCAAACGAATTAGCAAAGTTGCGCATACGGGAGTTGATTATATTTCGATTGGTGCATTAACACATTCGGTAAAAGCACTCGACATCAGTCAGCGCATTATTGATTAA
- a CDS encoding type III pantothenate kinase encodes MNLVIDIGNTRTKYSVCTKKEVVKTVSVDAFSPSLIGTLKQEYEGLDRAILSSVKDYPDELKAALSEQFNPFIELDSATPLPVENCYESKETLGKDRIAAIVGAFELYPETNILVIDAGTAITYDLLTAGGKYLGGNISPGLEMRFKALNQFTGKLPKVEKGVIKELIGKTTEQAIRAGVQHGIVFEVDHAITSFKENYNNLKVIMTGGDAEFFDNKLKNSFFVHFNLTSIGLNRILQHNGETK; translated from the coding sequence ATGAATCTAGTAATAGATATAGGCAATACACGAACAAAGTATTCGGTTTGTACTAAAAAAGAGGTGGTGAAAACGGTGTCGGTTGATGCCTTTTCGCCTTCTTTAATCGGTACGTTAAAACAAGAATACGAGGGGCTGGACCGTGCAATTCTTTCGTCGGTAAAAGATTACCCCGATGAATTAAAAGCTGCCCTTTCCGAACAGTTCAATCCGTTTATTGAACTGGACAGCGCAACGCCGTTGCCTGTAGAAAACTGTTACGAGTCGAAAGAAACATTGGGAAAAGACCGCATTGCGGCAATTGTAGGAGCATTCGAGCTGTATCCCGAAACAAATATTTTGGTTATTGACGCCGGAACAGCAATTACCTACGATTTGTTAACTGCCGGGGGTAAATACCTGGGCGGAAATATCTCACCTGGTTTAGAGATGCGTTTTAAGGCATTAAACCAGTTTACAGGAAAACTTCCTAAAGTAGAAAAGGGAGTTATTAAAGAACTAATTGGAAAAACAACCGAGCAGGCAATTAGAGCCGGTGTACAACACGGTATTGTGTTCGAAGTAGATCATGCAATTACCTCATTTAAGGAAAATTATAATAATTTAAAAGTTATTATGACCGGGGGCGATGCCGAATTTTTTGATAACAAATTAAAAAATTCTTTCTTTGTACACTTTAATTTAACCAGCATTGGTTTAAACCGCATTTTACAACATAATGGGGAGACAAAGTAG
- a CDS encoding efflux RND transporter periplasmic adaptor subunit, with protein sequence MSWRKITFIVVALIVLLGGAAALSELFVSMKPEQPKRPDVEMKRSVKVETVNYSEITSPLSLPGGRAVSGSEVLLVAEASGKIEPGTVVLRKGTSFKKGQLLAEIYKDEVELALKARKAQFLTTMTSLLPDMKVDFPNQLNAYETFFRAIDLDQDLPEMPVVKDEKLKVFLATQGVLTEYYDIKQDEKRLKRHTLYAPFDGEFTQVNYETGSYVNTGGQIARMIRTNHVEIEVPVPNEDSEWIKIGDKVFIHSNLDDSSITGKVVRKSNFVEAETQSLSIFVQVDQADSDKVLPGQVYEVTFPGQKIADAMEIPRGAVFNSSTVYAVIDGELKKREINVIKRNETTLIFDGLPAGTKVVAEPLINVKENTPVNILGEESNKPQRGNQAKPQ encoded by the coding sequence ATGAGTTGGAGAAAAATTACGTTTATTGTTGTTGCACTGATTGTTCTTTTAGGAGGAGCAGCGGCATTATCAGAACTGTTTGTTTCAATGAAACCGGAGCAACCCAAAAGGCCCGATGTTGAAATGAAACGATCGGTTAAAGTAGAAACAGTTAATTATTCTGAAATTACTTCGCCACTATCCCTTCCAGGTGGACGTGCCGTTTCGGGCAGCGAAGTTTTGCTGGTTGCCGAAGCATCGGGAAAAATTGAACCGGGAACTGTTGTACTCAGAAAAGGTACATCATTTAAAAAAGGCCAGTTGCTAGCTGAAATTTACAAAGACGAAGTAGAGCTTGCATTAAAAGCACGTAAAGCACAGTTCTTAACAACAATGACATCGTTGTTACCCGACATGAAAGTTGATTTCCCAAATCAGCTTAATGCTTACGAAACATTTTTCAGAGCCATCGATTTGGATCAGGATCTGCCTGAAATGCCGGTTGTGAAAGATGAAAAGCTAAAAGTGTTTTTAGCCACCCAGGGCGTATTAACCGAATATTATGATATTAAACAAGACGAAAAAAGATTGAAACGCCATACGCTTTATGCACCTTTTGACGGAGAATTTACACAAGTAAATTACGAAACCGGATCGTATGTAAACACCGGCGGACAAATTGCCCGAATGATCCGTACCAATCATGTAGAAATAGAAGTTCCTGTTCCGAACGAAGACAGCGAATGGATAAAAATTGGTGATAAAGTATTCATTCACTCCAATCTCGACGATTCATCAATTACCGGTAAGGTGGTACGTAAATCAAACTTTGTTGAAGCAGAAACACAATCGCTAAGCATTTTTGTACAAGTAGATCAAGCCGACTCAGACAAGGTTCTTCCCGGACAGGTTTACGAAGTAACTTTCCCCGGACAAAAAATTGCTGATGCGATGGAAATTCCACGCGGTGCAGTGTTTAACTCAAGTACCGTTTATGCTGTTATCGACGGCGAACTGAAAAAACGCGAAATAAACGTGATTAAACGCAACGAAACAACACTGATTTTTGATGGTCTTCCAGCAGGAACCAAAGTAGTTGCGGAGCCATTGATAAATGTAAAAGAAAACACACCGGTTAATATTCTGGGAGAAGAAAGCAACAAACCACAACGTGGAAACCAGGCTAAACCACAATAG